One part of the Mariniflexile litorale genome encodes these proteins:
- a CDS encoding sigma-70 family RNA polymerase sigma factor produces MSEKKIHEDQKYIDGLLKNNSFIIQAIYNKFVPKVINYIKQNSGDADQAQDIIQDTLITIYNQASEKKLELTCPFDAYFFLLCKRKWLNELKKSSNKQVTINEEVLYKDDDAQELAFETEVFGEKQALFTEMFQKLGNACKELLTATFKIKSMEEVALSLGVTYAYARKKKSLCIGKLTELVQESPKFNQLNN; encoded by the coding sequence ATGAGCGAAAAAAAAATACATGAAGACCAAAAGTATATTGATGGATTGTTGAAAAACAACTCTTTTATTATACAGGCTATTTATAATAAATTCGTACCTAAGGTTATTAATTACATAAAGCAGAACAGTGGCGATGCAGACCAGGCACAAGACATTATACAGGATACTTTAATAACAATATATAATCAAGCAAGCGAAAAGAAATTAGAGCTTACCTGTCCGTTTGATGCGTATTTCTTTTTACTGTGTAAGCGTAAATGGTTAAATGAATTAAAAAAATCTTCAAATAAACAGGTAACAATTAATGAAGAAGTTTTATATAAAGATGACGACGCTCAAGAACTAGCATTTGAAACAGAGGTATTTGGTGAAAAACAAGCTTTATTTACTGAAATGTTTCAAAAATTAGGAAACGCTTGTAAAGAATTATTAACAGCTACTTTTAAAATAAAATCGATGGAAGAAGTAGCGTTAAGTTTAGGTGTAACATATGCTTACGCTCGAAAAAAGAAATCTTTATGCATAGGCAAATTAACTGAGCTGGTTCAAGAGTCGCCCAAGTTTAACCAACTTAATAATTAA
- a CDS encoding TatD family hydrolase — MIITDTHTHLYSEAFDEDRNAMITRALDEGISRFFIPAIDSTYTESMLQLENDYPNNVFLMMGLHPTHVKDNYKEELKHVEEMLANHKFYAVGEIGVDLYWDKSTLDIQLEAFKYQIQLAKKHKLPIVIHCREAFDAIFEVLEAEKSDDLYGIFHCFTGTLEQAHQAISYNMKLGIGGVTTFKNGKIDQFLSQIDLNHIVLETDSPYLAPTPYRGKRNESAYIIKVLEKLSEIYTVPLETIAETTTQNSKDVFGI; from the coding sequence ATGATTATTACCGATACCCATACTCATTTATATAGTGAAGCTTTTGATGAAGATAGAAACGCCATGATTACACGAGCATTAGATGAAGGAATTTCACGTTTTTTTATTCCAGCCATCGATTCTACGTATACAGAATCGATGTTGCAGTTAGAAAACGATTATCCAAATAATGTATTTTTAATGATGGGTCTGCACCCAACACATGTAAAAGATAATTATAAAGAGGAGTTGAAGCATGTTGAAGAGATGCTGGCAAATCATAAGTTTTATGCTGTGGGTGAAATAGGTGTTGATTTATATTGGGATAAATCGACACTCGATATTCAGCTTGAAGCTTTTAAATACCAAATTCAATTAGCTAAAAAACACAAGTTGCCCATAGTAATTCATTGTAGAGAGGCCTTTGATGCCATATTTGAAGTTTTAGAGGCAGAGAAGAGTGATGATTTATATGGAATATTTCATTGTTTTACTGGTACTTTAGAACAAGCGCATCAAGCCATCTCCTATAACATGAAATTAGGTATTGGTGGAGTTACTACTTTTAAAAACGGAAAAATCGATCAGTTTTTAAGTCAAATAGACTTAAACCATATTGTATTAGAAACCGATTCACCTTATTTGGCACCAACACCATATCGAGGGAAGCGTAATGAAAGTGCTTATATAATAAAGGTGTTGGAAAAATTATCAGAAATATATACTGTACCTTTAGAAACAATAGCTGAAACAACTACGCAAAACTCCAAAGACGTATTCGGAATTTAA
- a CDS encoding asparaginase, translated as MSKLKPNILLIYTGGTIGMIKDSKTGVLKAFDFKNLLDKIPELQLLDCHIETVSFEEPIDSSNMNPIYWIKIAEIIEENYNEFDGFVVLHGSDTMSYTASALSFMLENLAKPVVFTGSQLPIGDLRTDAKENLITSIQMASLQENGIPLVKEVCLYFEYKLYRANRTTKLNAENFKAFASLNYPELAESGVHLKINNDYLWKPDTEKNLIVHKNLETNIALIKLFPGISEPFLKTIFAIPSLKAVILETYGSGNCTTEVWFINLLEKIIKKGVHIINVTQCVGGSVMMGHYETSNQLKTIGVISGKDMTTEAAVSKLMYLLGKNIPKKTFKIIYEKALRGELF; from the coding sequence ATGAGCAAATTAAAACCAAACATACTACTTATATATACTGGTGGCACCATTGGTATGATTAAAGATTCTAAAACGGGAGTATTAAAGGCTTTTGACTTTAAAAATCTTTTAGATAAAATTCCGGAGCTCCAACTGTTAGATTGCCATATTGAAACGGTTTCTTTTGAGGAACCTATAGATTCTAGCAATATGAATCCAATATACTGGATTAAAATTGCTGAAATTATAGAAGAAAATTATAATGAATTTGATGGGTTTGTCGTGCTTCATGGAAGTGATACCATGAGTTATACAGCATCGGCTTTAAGTTTTATGTTAGAAAATTTAGCAAAACCAGTGGTGTTTACAGGTTCTCAATTACCAATAGGCGATTTAAGAACGGATGCAAAAGAAAACTTAATCACCTCCATTCAAATGGCGTCTTTACAAGAGAACGGTATACCTTTGGTTAAAGAAGTTTGTTTATATTTTGAATATAAATTGTACCGAGCTAATAGAACTACGAAACTTAATGCCGAAAATTTTAAAGCATTTGCATCATTAAATTATCCTGAATTAGCCGAATCGGGAGTACATTTAAAAATTAATAACGATTATTTATGGAAGCCAGACACCGAAAAAAACTTAATTGTTCATAAAAATTTAGAGACCAACATAGCACTTATTAAATTATTTCCGGGGATATCTGAGCCTTTTTTGAAGACTATATTCGCTATTCCTAGTCTAAAAGCAGTCATTTTAGAGACCTATGGCTCTGGAAATTGCACTACAGAAGTATGGTTTATTAATCTTTTAGAAAAAATAATTAAAAAAGGAGTACATATTATAAATGTAACACAATGCGTAGGAGGAAGTGTGATGATGGGGCATTATGAAACAAGTAATCAGCTGAAAACCATAGGGGTTATTTCTGGAAAAGACATGACAACAGAAGCGGCAGTTAGTAAATTAATGTATCTTTTAGGAAAAAATATACCAAAAAAAACTTTCAAAATTATCTATGAAAAGGCGTTGAGAGGTGAATTGTTTTAA
- a CDS encoding MotA/TolQ/ExbB proton channel family protein has product MKRLFSILAITGMMAFGTVNATTNANTSTVATTVASMTQDDTAELAEELGFHQELKKRFIEGGPGFMGIVLLCLILGLAIAIERIIFLNLSTTNTKKLTQEVEDALASGGVEAAKEVCRNTKGPIASIYYQGLDRTDEGLDAVEKAVVAYGGVQMGQLEKNVSWISLFIALAPMLGFMGTVIGMINAFDKIEAAGDMQPSLVAGGIKIALLTTVFGLVVAMILQVFYNYIIAKIDSIVNDMEDASITLMDLLIRNKK; this is encoded by the coding sequence ATGAAAAGATTATTTTCTATCCTTGCCATAACAGGAATGATGGCTTTTGGAACTGTTAATGCAACTACGAATGCAAACACAAGTACAGTTGCAACAACTGTAGCAAGTATGACACAAGATGACACTGCAGAACTAGCAGAAGAACTTGGGTTTCATCAAGAATTAAAAAAGAGATTTATTGAAGGAGGTCCTGGATTTATGGGGATTGTGTTATTATGTTTAATTCTTGGATTAGCCATTGCTATAGAAAGAATTATCTTTTTAAATCTTTCAACTACAAACACAAAAAAATTAACTCAAGAGGTTGAAGATGCACTTGCTTCTGGAGGTGTTGAAGCAGCTAAAGAAGTTTGCAGAAACACAAAAGGACCTATTGCTTCTATCTATTATCAAGGTTTAGATAGAACGGATGAAGGTTTAGACGCTGTTGAAAAAGCTGTTGTAGCTTATGGTGGTGTTCAAATGGGTCAATTAGAGAAAAATGTATCTTGGATTTCATTATTTATCGCATTAGCACCAATGTTAGGTTTCATGGGAACTGTAATAGGTATGATTAATGCATTTGATAAAATTGAAGCTGCTGGAGATATGCAACCATCACTTGTTGCTGGAGGTATTAAAATCGCACTTTTAACAACAGTATTTGGTCTTGTTGTTGCGATGATTCTTCAAGTTTTTTATAATTATATTATTGCTAAGATTGATAGTATTGTTAACGATATGGAAGATGCTTCTATCACGTTAATGGATCTTTTAATCAGAAATAAAAAGTAA
- a CDS encoding biopolymer transporter ExbD, translating into MAKRAAPEVNAGSMADIAFLLLIFFLVTTTIETDSGLNRKLPPIEDNVEPPIIKQKNIFTVLLNGKDQLLVEDELMELKDLRKAATEFLDNGGDRTCDYCNGKKDPESSDNPDKAVISLKNERETTYKTYIAVQNELVAAYNDLRNIRAQALYGKSFVEMEANLNDVNWPGNKAKLKEQLEKIKIEYPQKLSEVQN; encoded by the coding sequence ATGGCAAAAAGAGCAGCACCAGAAGTAAATGCAGGCTCCATGGCCGACATTGCGTTCTTACTATTAATATTTTTCTTAGTAACAACCACTATTGAAACGGATTCTGGATTAAACAGAAAGCTACCGCCTATCGAGGATAATGTAGAACCGCCTATTATTAAGCAAAAAAATATTTTTACTGTACTTTTAAATGGTAAAGATCAATTGCTTGTTGAAGACGAATTAATGGAGCTTAAAGATTTAAGAAAAGCAGCCACAGAGTTTTTAGACAATGGTGGTGATCGTACTTGTGATTATTGTAATGGAAAGAAGGATCCTGAATCTTCAGACAATCCAGACAAAGCTGTTATATCATTAAAGAATGAGCGCGAAACAACTTACAAGACTTATATAGCAGTTCAAAATGAATTAGTAGCAGCATATAACGATTTAAGAAATATTAGAGCTCAAGCTTTATATGGTAAATCTTTTGTCGAAATGGAAGCGAACCTTAACGATGTTAATTGGCCAGGAAATAAAGCAAAGCTAAAAGAGCAACTTGAGAAAATAAAAATCGAGTATCCTCAAAAGCTTTCGGAAGTACAAAATTAA